In the Caballeronia sp. LZ062 genome, one interval contains:
- a CDS encoding glutathione S-transferase: MKLIGSHTSPFVRKVRIVMAEKKIDCELVLEDVWASDSKIHDFNPLGKVPCLILDGGEAVFDSRVICEYVDTLTPVGKLLPQERRERTEVRCWEALADGMLDAAVLIRLEGVLREEAHRSDAWIARQRHKIEDGLRAMARGLDTKQWCSANRFTLADIACGCALGYLDFRMPELNWRDAHPALDKFYARLAQRQSFIETEPR; this comes from the coding sequence ATGAAACTGATCGGTTCGCACACGAGCCCATTCGTCCGCAAGGTGCGGATCGTGATGGCGGAAAAGAAGATCGACTGCGAACTGGTGCTCGAAGATGTCTGGGCATCCGATTCCAAGATCCACGATTTCAACCCGCTCGGGAAAGTGCCGTGTCTGATTCTGGACGGCGGCGAAGCGGTGTTCGATTCGCGCGTGATCTGCGAGTACGTCGACACGCTCACGCCAGTCGGCAAGCTGCTGCCGCAGGAACGGCGCGAGCGCACCGAAGTGCGCTGCTGGGAGGCGCTCGCGGACGGCATGCTCGACGCCGCCGTGCTGATTCGCCTCGAAGGCGTGCTGCGCGAGGAAGCCCACCGCAGCGACGCGTGGATCGCGCGGCAACGGCACAAGATCGAGGACGGTCTGCGCGCGATGGCGCGCGGTCTCGACACGAAGCAATGGTGTTCCGCGAACCGCTTCACGCTGGCGGATATCGCCTGCGGCTGCGCGCTCGGCTACCTGGATTTCCGTATGCCGGAGCTGAACTGGCGAGACGCGCACCCGGCGCTCGACAAGTTCTACGCGCGGCTCGCGCAACGACAATCGTTCATCGAGACCGAGCCGCGCTGA
- a CDS encoding alpha/beta hydrolase encodes MKKLKTALIASAVATAVLAHATADAAPVLEPATQQFIDALAAKNGPPIYTLSPADARNVLAGAQAQPVAKQAAKIEDRVIEAGPTGKIALRIVRPVHAKGALPVIMYFHGGGWVLGDKNTHDRLVREIANGADAEVVFVDYDRSPETKYPVPVEQAYAATRYVAEHAREFGVDASRMAVAGDSVGGNMAAAVTLLAKERGGPALRAQVLFYPVTDANFDDGSYNAFANGPWLTRDAMKWFWDAYAPNEADRAQITASPLRASIDDLKALPPALVITDENDVLRDEGEAYARKLTEAGVPVTSVRYNGTIHDFVMLNALAETPAARAAIAQANATLKAALKK; translated from the coding sequence GTGAAAAAGCTGAAAACCGCATTGATCGCAAGCGCCGTTGCAACCGCCGTTCTCGCCCACGCGACAGCCGACGCCGCGCCGGTACTCGAGCCGGCGACGCAGCAGTTCATCGATGCACTGGCCGCGAAAAACGGCCCGCCGATCTACACGCTCTCGCCCGCCGACGCGCGCAACGTGCTCGCAGGCGCGCAAGCGCAGCCGGTCGCCAAACAGGCCGCGAAAATCGAAGACCGCGTGATCGAAGCCGGTCCCACGGGCAAGATCGCGCTCCGCATCGTGCGGCCAGTCCACGCGAAAGGCGCGCTGCCCGTCATCATGTATTTCCACGGCGGCGGCTGGGTGCTGGGCGACAAGAATACGCACGACCGGCTCGTGCGCGAGATTGCGAACGGCGCGGATGCCGAAGTCGTATTCGTCGACTACGATCGCTCGCCGGAAACGAAGTATCCGGTGCCGGTCGAACAAGCCTACGCGGCGACCCGCTACGTGGCGGAGCACGCCCGCGAGTTCGGCGTCGATGCGTCGCGCATGGCGGTGGCGGGCGACAGCGTCGGCGGCAACATGGCGGCGGCCGTGACGCTGCTCGCGAAGGAACGCGGCGGCCCGGCACTGCGCGCGCAGGTGCTGTTTTATCCGGTGACGGACGCGAATTTCGACGACGGCTCGTATAACGCGTTCGCCAACGGCCCGTGGCTCACGCGCGACGCGATGAAGTGGTTCTGGGACGCCTACGCCCCGAACGAGGCGGACCGCGCGCAGATCACGGCGTCGCCGCTGCGCGCGAGCATCGACGATTTGAAGGCGCTGCCGCCGGCGCTCGTCATCACGGATGAAAACGACGTGCTGCGCGACGAAGGCGAAGCCTACGCGCGCAAGCTGACCGAAGCGGGCGTTCCGGTGACTTCGGTGCGCTACAACGGCACGATCCACGACTTCGTGATGTTGAACGCCCTCGCGGAAACGCCCGCCGCGCGCGCCGCGATCGCGCAGGCCAACGCAACGCTCAAGGCTGCGCTGAAGAAGTAA
- a CDS encoding TetR/AcrR family transcriptional regulator produces the protein MDKNTVREALLDHAQTVMMKRGYNGFSYRDLSDLVGVKTSSIHYYFPTKEDLALEAVNAYSADVMSSVYAIDSSASADKKLDRYTKLFGRIIGDGTQVCLCGMLAADIESLPEKVRQAIQAFFRANENWLAKVLAEGEAQNTLDAGGKPEAAARALYAAFQGSLLACRLFQTRARLDEVAATVRR, from the coding sequence ATGGACAAGAACACAGTACGCGAGGCGCTGCTGGACCATGCGCAGACGGTCATGATGAAGCGCGGTTACAACGGCTTCAGCTACCGTGATCTGTCGGATCTTGTCGGCGTGAAGACGTCGAGCATCCATTATTACTTTCCGACGAAGGAAGACCTCGCGCTCGAAGCGGTGAACGCCTATAGCGCGGACGTCATGTCGTCGGTCTATGCCATCGACAGTTCGGCCTCCGCCGACAAGAAGCTCGACCGTTACACGAAGCTCTTCGGGCGGATCATCGGCGACGGAACGCAGGTTTGCCTGTGCGGCATGCTCGCTGCGGACATCGAATCGTTGCCGGAGAAGGTTCGGCAGGCCATTCAGGCGTTTTTCCGTGCCAATGAGAACTGGCTTGCGAAGGTTCTCGCGGAAGGCGAGGCGCAGAACACGCTCGATGCCGGAGGAAAGCCCGAAGCAGCGGCCCGGGCGTTGTATGCCGCGTTTCAGGGCAGTCTGCTCGCTTGTCGACTGTTTCAGACTCGCGCGCGGTTGGACGAAGTCGCCGCGACGGTGCGCCGGTAG
- the mnmA gene encoding tRNA 2-thiouridine(34) synthase MnmA — protein MNKRKVVVGMSGGVDSSVTAWLLKEQGYEVVGLFMKNWEDDDDGEYCSTRQDWIDVVSVADLIGIDVEAVNFAAEYKDRVFAEFLREYSAGRTPNPDVLCNAEIKFKAFLDHAMSLGAETIATGHYARVREQNGLFQLLKATDSTKDQSYFLHRLNQQQLSKTLFPLGEIPKTKVREIAAEIGLPNAKKKDSTGICFIGERPFRDFLNRYLPTQPGPMKTAEGKIVGEHIGLAFYTFGQRKGIGIGGAKDGSGEPWFVAGKDMASNTLYVVQGHDHPWLLSQTLVAGNTSWVAGFAPDDGTACAAKTRYRQQDAACRFAAAHDGLFELRFDEAQWAVTPGQSAVLYQGDVCLGGGIIERAAADAASPATLATAASES, from the coding sequence ATGAACAAGCGAAAAGTGGTGGTGGGCATGTCGGGCGGCGTGGATTCGTCCGTGACGGCGTGGCTGCTCAAAGAGCAGGGCTACGAAGTCGTCGGCCTGTTCATGAAAAACTGGGAAGACGACGACGACGGCGAGTACTGCTCGACGCGTCAGGACTGGATCGACGTCGTTTCGGTGGCGGACCTGATCGGCATCGACGTCGAAGCGGTGAACTTCGCCGCCGAATACAAGGACCGCGTGTTCGCCGAATTTCTGCGCGAGTATTCGGCCGGCCGCACGCCGAACCCGGACGTGCTGTGCAACGCCGAAATCAAGTTCAAGGCGTTCCTCGATCACGCCATGTCGCTCGGCGCCGAAACCATCGCGACCGGACACTACGCCCGCGTGCGCGAGCAGAACGGGCTTTTCCAGTTGCTCAAGGCCACCGATTCGACGAAGGATCAGTCGTATTTCCTGCATCGGCTGAATCAGCAGCAGCTTTCGAAGACGCTCTTTCCGCTCGGCGAAATCCCGAAGACGAAAGTGCGCGAAATCGCCGCGGAAATCGGTTTGCCGAATGCGAAGAAGAAGGATTCGACGGGCATCTGTTTCATCGGCGAGCGGCCGTTCCGCGACTTTCTGAACCGCTATCTCCCGACGCAACCCGGACCGATGAAGACAGCGGAAGGGAAGATCGTGGGCGAGCATATCGGGCTCGCGTTTTATACGTTCGGGCAGCGCAAGGGCATCGGCATCGGCGGCGCGAAGGACGGCAGCGGCGAACCGTGGTTCGTCGCCGGCAAGGACATGGCGAGCAACACGCTCTATGTCGTGCAGGGGCACGACCATCCGTGGCTCTTGTCGCAGACGCTGGTCGCGGGCAACACGAGCTGGGTCGCGGGCTTCGCGCCTGACGACGGCACGGCCTGCGCCGCCAAGACGCGCTACCGTCAGCAGGACGCCGCCTGCCGCTTCGCCGCTGCGCACGACGGTCTTTTCGAGCTGCGCTTCGACGAAGCGCAATGGGCCGTGACGCCGGGACAGTCGGCCGTGCTCTACCAGGGCGACGTATGCCTCGGCGGCGGGATCATCGAGCGCGCGGCGGCCGATGCGGCATCGCCTGCGACATTGGCGACGGCCGCGAGCGAAAGCTGA
- a CDS encoding NUDIX hydrolase: MKSDTWAPHVTVAAIVEQDGRFLVIEEHTSAGLRINQPAGHLEAGETLVEAVVRETLEETAHRFEPEALVGAYMTHFQRPERDVTYLRFTFCGKSAGEVAGRALDEGIVRAMWLTPDELRATVAQHRTPLVMKCVDDYLAGRRVPLDFIHTHSVAPAVRS, from the coding sequence ATGAAATCAGATACTTGGGCTCCTCACGTTACGGTCGCGGCGATTGTCGAGCAGGACGGGCGCTTCCTCGTCATCGAGGAACACACATCCGCAGGGCTGCGAATCAACCAACCGGCCGGTCATCTCGAAGCGGGCGAAACGCTCGTCGAGGCGGTCGTCCGCGAGACGCTGGAGGAAACGGCGCATCGGTTCGAGCCCGAGGCGCTCGTCGGTGCTTACATGACGCACTTTCAGCGCCCTGAGCGCGATGTCACGTATCTGCGCTTCACGTTCTGCGGCAAGTCCGCGGGGGAAGTGGCGGGGCGCGCGCTGGACGAGGGGATCGTCCGCGCAATGTGGCTCACGCCTGACGAACTGCGCGCGACGGTTGCGCAGCATCGCACGCCGCTCGTGATGAAGTGCGTCGACGATTATTTGGCCGGGCGGCGCGTGCCACTCGATTTTATTCATACGCACTCGGTCGCGCCGGCGGTGCGCTCGTGA